tctttaaagcatgataaacaacacagtgtttgtgctgtgtcatttatccCTCTCTATTTTCTGTTACAATCTGTTAAATTCTGTGTATTGTCTTCCCCTCAGGTatcaccccacccccacccccccatcaggtcaggagttcgttttttatatcattatttatggtactgtatgtactgtatgagGTCCAGTGTTGTTTTATATggtactgtatgtactgtatgagGTCCAGTGTTGTTTTATATGGTACTGGTACGGTATACTGTTAAAAATACCTGTTTACCAGCGTTTATTCTTCTCTGAGGTGATGATAAGAGGTGTTGCagtgacgtcagcccgctccgtgcaaagagggaggggggcgcagaCGTCAGCGGGTGGAGAGGAGGAAAACGAAAAGCCGAGATTGCCGCTGACGTCAGTGCGTCGAAGACGACtgctggagggaggaggggaggaaagagagaaTAGCCGAGATCCGCCGAGATCCGCGCTGACATGCAACGAAAgaggaagcagcagcagacatcagccgggaggggagaagaagaccTCCGGCGGGGCAGCAGTGAGTGAAAACCTTATTTCTTTTAAATATACCGTAGCAGCTACAACGGAGACACTAGGGAATAGCCGAGATGCGCGCTGACATGCAATGAAAGAGGAAGCAGCATtaatcagccgggaggagagaagaggacctcCGGCGGGGCAGCAGTGAGTGAAAACATATTTCTTTTAAATATAGCAGCAAACGGAGACACTAGGCAACATTTTAAAAGTGTTGTTAAGGAGAttcactaggtcttattttcggggaagggCTTATATTACAGCCCACCCTGATTTTTGagatagggcttattttcggggtagggcttactttcggggaaacacggtatatatatttaatcgcatactgctaaaaacgcatctcatttaaagtcccaaaaccttcCCCCCTTTTaaccatttacagggatggaggcctgtggtagtttctatcatatgcctcatctaaagtcccaaccctatcccccccttttttgttttcttgacgagaaacctgaaagcctcgtacacacgctcggtttactcggcaataaAGCTCTGGCAGCAGTttccttgctggttcttgccgagtaaaccgagcgtgtgtacgaggcttttgacTTTTCTAGCACTTTCCTGATATGATTACATGTTCCAGTCACTAGATGAGAAAGTATTAAAGCCCAGGAAAAGTCATAACAGCCAGTGAACTAGCATTTTAAAAAGGATTATTGCAATGGCTGCAGGTAATTACAGTATAATAaaggctatatacagtatatatatatatatatatttactagccCTAACATTCCTGTTGCATTAAAAAAAGGCTGGCAAACAAGCACTGCTAGTGTGCCAGTAATACCCCCACATACATTGCCACTGGTCTCTTCTGGGTTGAATGACATCCAGCATCATTCAACTTCCTGTGAGCCCAAGGTATCATGGACGTGCCCCCTGGGTACAAAGGATTGCAGAGAATAGCACACACTTCCGATACAATGATGCATTATTCTGACACTTAGAAATAAAATGtatgaatacaaataaaaaaaaagtgctggtggGAAAAGGGGGGTTCCAGGTGAAAGAAGGATTCTCTGGTGGGTGGTGCTGCCTCACATGGAATAAGTGTCTGTAGCATTAAAGAAAGATTTGTTTTCCTGGTGGCTTTAGTAGTTTTAGTTCACATTACTTTTCTGACTGTGTAAAACAAACACCAATGTCAATGGTGTCACACACCGCCACAACTCATGAACTATTTATGAATGAAAACCAGAATGAAAATTGCAGAGTGACGTCTGGCAGAGATATGCAAATATGGTTTATTATATATCAGCACTAGGTTCCAGTTCAGGAAGCTTGGCCGCTGTCTATATGATTTATCTAGGTAAAACTTTCCTTCTACTCAACAAGAAATAAGAGCGTGCTTGGTACACCGAAGTCAGAGAGGAAACCACTCTACGCTGAAACCACAGATTACCCGAAAGCAGTGGAAAACCCACAGAACTGGCTATATAATGCCAGGGTCCCTACCTGATGTACAACTCAGAGCACCTACCTACTTTAGAGACACTCACATAGAGGACAGAGAAGAACTATGGACAACACAAGAGCCACCATGGTGAGGACAACTTTAATGACCCTTGTTTATTTCTAGCTTTCTTGATTAGAGGTTACTCTCAAACCATGCAAAATTAGTGAGGGAGCCtgtcattacattttttattatattatttcaaaTTGTAAGTCAGGGCAGCAAAATGATTCTGCACATTTGTTCTTACAGTTTAGTGTCTCTCATCTTGTAAATACTCTCTAAATTAAAGTTTTAAAATTGGGAAAATGTGTATTTTACTTTCTGCCTGTGGAGAAATGTTGACATTTGAAATGTTGAGTCTCCGTGATTATTctattgttaggcctcgtacacacggccgaggaactcgacgtgccaaacacatcgagttcctcggccagttcagcactgaagccgccgaggagctcggcgggacgacagctcccatagaacaacgaggaaatagagaacatgttctctatttcctcgtcgagctcctcgtcggcttcctcggccgaaagtgtacacacggccagtttcctcggcagaattcagccagaaactcggtcggaagctgaattctgccgaggaaactggtcgtgtgtacggggccttagagttttaaATTCTCAATTTTCTGTTGGCTAGCATGGATATTTAAAAAGCCTATAAAGGCTTTACGttgttaggttgaaaaaaagacataagcccatcaagttcaaccaatcAAAAATGACTAAATAATTAGAAAACCTGATATTTATATACAGCGATCCTAAACACAAATTAAACAAGAGGATTATAAAAGCCCTTATAAAGCATGCTCTGATTTTCTCCAATAGGGAAAAACACACCTTTTCATTACATTCCCTGGATTCAAAATTAGTAACATTATTGGGGTGGTTATCTTTTGCATAATGTATTCATTTTTTGTAttgctgtataataataaatatatttaatatacagAGTTAGGTTACACacacatattgatttttttttcttttttttatattttcttttttcatgctcagaactaaaagtaaaatttttaaaaatatgtttctttTTTAAAGTTGTTTAAAGGGAAACAATTGTGCTACAGTATTACAGAATACAGTATTTTCTGATTGTCCAGTTTATATTGCCCCATTGATCAAAACTGTAAAGACTAAATGGTACAGTAGTTTAAAGTTGATTTTAACAGAATATATCAATGTTCTTTCCTTAGATTTTTCACAGATTTGATTTaactaagaataaaaaaaacagggacaAATTTAGATTCAATTGAGAAAAGACAATAAAATATTGATACATACCTGTCTAGCAATAGAAATGTTGAATAGCTGTGTCAGGTCAGAGTTTCTTCTGTCcatatatttcactttttttttgtgctagttTTGGAAGTCTTGTATCAGTAGAAACATGATTGCATGGAACTGAACACTCTGTAGCAATCTACCAAATGCAGTTTCTTTTGATCAGAATTTTGATGGTTTTGCTCAATTTTCACTGCAATTTTGGTTACTTGAAACTGACTTGAAAATcattaaaaatttggaaaataatCTTTACTTAATTAATTTCTTTAGAATAAACGTATAACAGAAATATATTTTATCTGCAACTCCAATGAAACCATTTTATTTGTGATAACATACTTGCAGATTTTTGCAGAGTACATTCTGTTCACCTAGCAAAGTGAACGATCGCtttgcaaagtaaaataaaataaatgtagccTTATCTTATTTActaagcaaatatatatatatatatatatatatatatatatatatatatatatatatatttttttttttacgtgaacAGCCTCTATTCATTTAGCAAGTCAACTTCATTGTGCTGTAAATTACCGTATATATCATTAACTGGTCCTGATTTTCTTTCTGCAGATTCAACTCACTATGCTGGTTTTGCTCCTGGGAGACTCCCTATTGATCCCTATTGCGGCTGTGGATCTCCATCACCTGAAGAAAGGAGGGTGTCCGCCTGTTACAAAGTTCCCctcatcagtaaaaattaatctGAACATTAATGGAAAGAATGCTCCCACCATGAGTGGCGATTTGAGGAAACGCTCCATCTCTCCTTGGGAATACAGGTAACTCTTTACTTCTGCCatcattctaaaaaataaaaatataaaatcaacATTTAGGTGTAAGTTCAAGTGTTATGCCTTCAGTACTTTCAGAGTAAAGtacaaaattgcattttttttaaaaaatatgttaatTAAGAATTTCCATATAAAAGTAGAAAAATATCATAAACAAGAATCATATGACAGCGAAGGCATCAGGAGAAATAGCATATCCTTTACAGAGTTAAACTAAGAGAACAGCGGTAAACAGACAGCAATGCCTAAATTCAACAAGCATTAATATATTAACTGGTATACAACataaagaaaaagggaagggGGAACAAACCTCAGGACTTTTAAGGTGTCAAATCaaaacaattattacaaatggatacaattttatattttatttcaacggtaaaacatgataaaatattttttcttgttaATGTCATTTGTTCTATTAGAGGCATATACAAACACAAccactcgacatgtttcgctttTAAAGCTTCTTCAGAAGATTCAGGTGTGttgtatttgtaattttttttttaatttgacaccTTAAAAGTCCAGAGGTTTGTTCCCTCTTCCCTTTTTCTTTACGATTATATTGATATGTGGTGTCTGCCCTGGTTTCTCTGCCCTATCTCCTAAAAACCTGGTGTACAACATACCTGGTCAGACATATGTAGCTAACTAGGagttctaccaaaaaaaaattgttttaattttttttttaaatcgaattaAAATCATTGCTAAAGCAAACATATAAACATGCCGTTTGGAAATAAATTACCTTTGCCTGAATGTGCTGATCATTTTGAGGAAGTCTTCAGATGGCAAAATGTAATTTTCTGCAGtaaaaatgttgttaaaaaataCATCTTCCATAAATATGTTTACttcaaattttttataattttatattaacACTGTTTTACTAAATAATCAAAATAGTAAGAATgacaaatgttttctttttaaacattCTTTTGATAGGGGAAAGGCTTAAAGCAGTACCACtatcagttctttttttttaggctttttattcatttattttcacctggtgatctggccagtaacacattccctgtctgaagcctcgtacacacgaccgaggaactcgacgggcgaaacacatcgttttcctcgtcgagttccttgttaggctgtcgaggaactcgacaaggcaagtttctccattcccgtcgaggaaaaagaagacaagtTCGGGATCCTCAATAGTTTCCTagtctaaaaatgtacacacgaccggtttcctcggccaaaaaaaaatcccagcaagtttcttgctggtttttgcagagaaactcggtcgtgtgtacgaggccttagtgtgctCATCCATCTAGAGACACACTTGGGCAGCAACTGCATTGTTTGGAAAGTGTCAAATGGAATAGTAGATTCAGACGTACATAAGAACATCAGACGAACATAAGACGTACATAAGATGTACTAAAGCCTAACTCTAGCTAACACCTTTTAAGCAGATACAAAAACGTTTa
The sequence above is drawn from the Rana temporaria chromosome 4, aRanTem1.1, whole genome shotgun sequence genome and encodes:
- the LOC120935610 gene encoding interleukin-17F-like, translated to MDNTRATMIQLTMLVLLLGDSLLIPIAAVDLHHLKKGGCPPVTKFPSSVKINLNINGKNAPTMSGDLRKRSISPWEYSYDVNNNRFPSTIAEAKCLHTGCLDEEGSVDINLNSVPIRQEILVLHREMKGCVSTFKLEKKMVTVGCTCVRPMVQEQ